The Mucilaginibacter sp. PAMB04168 genome contains the following window.
AAACTGAATCGTATACCGGCGTTGTCATTGGAAAAAGGCTGGAATCACTTCCTGATCAAAGTGGCGCAGAAAAAAGGCGATTGGAAATTGGCTTTAAAATTTGAAAGCAATCAAAAGTCATTTTTCAGTGAAATAAAATCACAAATCGCCTACTAAATTAGTATCAGCTACAAATTTTCAACCCGTGTAATGAATCATTACACGGGTTATTTTCTTATTAGCCCGGCAGGGCCGGAACTAAAGAGCCGCATGGAGATATACAAAGAAGTCACTATATATGATATTGCTAAGCAGTTAAATCTATCTGCTGCTACGGTTAGCCGCGCACTAGCAAACCATTCCAGCGTTGGTCAGATCAGCAAGAGCAGAGTACAGAAAATGGCACGGCAAATGGGGTATCGAACAAATTTTTTGGCAAGCAACCTTCGCAAACAACGAAGTAATACGATTGGTGTAATTGTTCCTCGTTTAAATAGTTGCTTTATTTCGGATGTAATTGCGGGTATAGAACAAACAATTTACCAGGCAAATTATAACCTCATTATCAGCCAATCGTTAGAAACGCTTGATAAAGAGATCAAGAATGCAGAAAGCATGTATAAAAATCGGGTAGACGGGCTACTGGCTTCACTTTCTAATGAAACCCGGGATATTGATCATTTCAATATGTATTCAAAACGAAATATTCCGGTCGTTTTTTTCGACAAAACACCTGCTAACTCTAATTTTACAACGGTAAGTACGAATAACATCAAGGCTGCATACCATATAACCCAACATTTGATAGAACAGGGTTGCCGTCGGATTGTGCATGTCACTTCCAACAAAATACATAGCGTGTATATCGACCGCTTCAAAGGTTACAGGCAAGCTTTATCGGACAACCACATTCCTTATGAGCCCCAAATGGTTGTTACTACCAGCTTAAACGCTCCTGATCCGATAGCTATCATTGACCGAACACTTGCTTTGTCAAAACAAGCCGACGCCATTTTTGCGACCAATGACCTGTGCGCTGTCGCCTGTATCAAAGAATTGAAGGCACGTGGATTAAGTGTGCCTAATGACATTGCCATAGCTGGATTTAACAACGATCCGCTCTCCCGTATTATTGAACCCAACCTGACCACCGTCAATTATAAGGGCAATGAAATGGGACAAACAGCAGCAAGAGAATTATTAAAATACCTGGATGAGAGTGCCCAACAGTCAATGGAACCCAACCGGTTGTGTATAGATTCAGAGGTCGTTGTCCGGGCTTCATCATTGATTAGATAGTCCCGTAGCTGATAAGCCGCCTGCATCATCTAAGGTCGGTGCACCATACTTGTACTTAGCTGCTTATTTAATTTTGTTAAACAGGTACCGAGGTATTTTATCGGTGTTGCCGTTCCCCTCCCGCAAGATGTTGCTTGTTGCGCCTGCCAGCTGCAAGTACCAGTCAGACGGCAGGTGTTCATTGTCCTGATCGGCCGAAATAAACTTCGCCCTCGCCGGTTTATCAGCTTTAGACTTTGCCAGTTTATACATGGCTGTTCCTTCGTCTACCTCATCATACATCGCGATATAAATCATTTTCACGCCGGCATCAATGACGTTATAAGATTGACGCCAATAAAAATTGCCGCCATTCCGCGGAATTTGGTTAAACGCGGATCGGCCGTGGCGTAGATTATACCAGGAAAAACCCGGGAAAATAACCGGCAGGTAGTCAACCTTTTGTTTTTTACAATAATCTATATCGGGCACAATAACACGTTCTTTAAAATTATCGGCGGCGGCCATGCTGCCGTAGCGCCCTACGGCCCAGGGGCTCAGCACATCCAGCTTATTATAAACGGCCATCCAGTCGCTTGTATGGCTGCGCCAGTTATCGTTTACGCCGCCCATAATGGTAGCGCGATACTTTTTGTCGGGCCCGTTATGAAACCAGTTTAGTAATGAATCGACCTGCGAAACGGTGGCAAAACCGGTATGGTTAAACCCTAAGCCCCAAATGGCCAGCAAAGGGCGGCCTTTATGGTTGAGGTAACTCTTGCTTTTAGTAATCTGTAACGAATCGACCAGGTATTTCCAATCGGCCAGCAGGTTTTGTTTCCAGTTTTTGCCTGCCCCCGATATATCGTACATGATGCAGTATATGCGCTTATACTTTTCGCTGGCTTTTTTAACGTTGCGCACCACCTGGTTAAAATGCCTGCGGCCACCGGGGCTGCCTACATCGCTCAAAAAACGCTGTTCAAAAACACCGTCCAGCTCATTATCCTTTAACCATTTAAAGTGTACATCTACAGCTTCGTATTTATAGGCCGAATACAAGCTGGCCTTGCGCCCGTCGGGATAACTCATGTTGGTTGGCTCCTGTACCGACGCCGGATACTCCCGCATATCGGGCCAAACATCAAAATTGGCATTGGCCGAATCGGGCGAGCGGCCGCCGAACCAGTGCCGCCATACCCGGTTTCCCGAACCATCATTTGGTGTGGCATGCCAGCCCTGGTAGCCAAACATTACCTTTTTATCCAGCGTTGATGGGTCTGGCGTGTATGATTTCTCAACTACAGGCGCAACGGCTACGTTATGGTTGCCCGTAAATCTTCCTGATAAGGGCGACAAACCAGCCAGTAACAGTAAAGCGCCTAAAGCGGATATAATTGTTTTCATATATAAATGGATCAAAGTTTTTAGAGTTGCGGAAGCATTCGATGCATCAGCGTAGCATCACATTTTAATGGTTGAACCTCCGTAATCGCCCGATGGCATTTGTACCTGGCGAGTGCGTTTGCCTATTTCGAGGCTAATAGTTGCTGCTGTACGTGTAGGATCGGACACCCAAACATTACCATTGCCTGTATTCAGGATAACCAGGCAAGGCTTATCGGCCTTGATTACCTGTTTATTGTCCATAGTAACCGAACCGGGTGCATAAAATACAGCCATTACCCTGCTGCCCGATTGTATGGCTTGTACAGTGGCTGTATTTACCAAAACTTTTACAGAGGTGTTTTCCGAAATACTTTTGGCTTGCTCCAAGTTAACGGCGGGTTTAATTATATAGGCATAATCGTTCTTTTTAGCGTGAGATAGATATGTGGTGAACACCTCGCCCTTAACCGTTTTATCGGCTGAAGCTTTATCGATGTTGATCCAGTTGCCCTGTCTTTTGGCGTTATCGGTGATCGGCTCCTGTTTATTATCCGGGAAAATGTAAACCATATTGTCGTGCCATAGCCATGCCTCACCCTGCTTATTTTTGCCTAAATAAACTTTGGAATTACCTGCAAATCGTTGGTTAACTGTGGTAAATGTTTGTGTCGGATGCAATGAGGTGATGCCCGCTCCTAAAGCGATCAGCATATCATCCACAAAAAAGTAACTCTTGTTGGCCTTCACGTCCATGCGGTTATAAATCATGGCGCTTATACCCGCCACCGAGTCGCTCACCTGCCCTACAAATGGCGAATTGTTGGCCGTAGCAAAGGCTTTGGTTAAGGTGATGCTGGTATCGGTGGTTATGCCCGGAAGCATTTGCCAGTTCCACAATGGCTCTATATTGCGGTATTCGTTACCGGTTTGCTGTATAAGGGTAACGCCATCATTCAGGTAAGGGCCTCTGAGGTTTTCGCCGTTTATCGATTCTATGCGTTTAACGAATGAACCATGCATCTTAACACTCATCATATACTTATCTTTTTGCATGTGCACCATGTAATCGCTCGTCCAAAAACTCCTATTTGCTTTGAGCGTGCAATTAGCCGAGCCGGGATAGTTAAACCCATCCATGGCATATTTACAAGCATCTCCGGTGTCAAATGAACGAAGCAGGCCAAAATTGTTTAACAATACTTCCCCGCGTTTTAACCCGCAGTCGGTTCTTAATTGCCGCCCGATTGCAGTCAAATCCATACGCTGTTTAAAAACCGTCCAGCGTAATCCGTTCGAGCAGTAATCGAAAAGCATTTTCTGTTTACCGGGTTCGAAAGCAAAATTGGTTTTGGCAGTAACCGTCATCCAAAAAAGCAAGCTGTTTACAAAGTGGAGTCCATAATTACCGAACTGCAGCATTACGCCATGTTGCTGAAAGGAGAAGTCAGGTTGGATACCCTCCTTTAGCGACACCGTTATAATGGACTGCATCTCCTTTATCAATCTTGCAAAACCTGCTTCATCATGATTGATCATAGCAGCACGTGCCTGGTTGTCTAATTGCCATATCAGATTTTGCCCTGTTGCACGATAAACGGGCATTCTTTTGACCAGTACCTGGTTCAAGTAAGCTAATTCTTCGGGAATTGCGTCTTTGTCAAGCATAATCATTAAGCTAGAAAAGGCAAAGGGGGTATTGATATTATTTTGCCACCAGTTGGAGCATTGAAAATCATTTTTTACCCAAAATTTCAGGGCCAGATGCACGGCTTTCAGGTACACGGCATCATGAGTTTTATAATATACACGGCACATCAGCATCGTACGGTACAAATGCCACGAAGGCAGCCATGCACTTCGCATGGGCGATTGATAGTCCAGGTCCGCCCAGCTACCGTCTTCTTTGAGTGATTTGAAATACCCGGGGCCATCGGTGGTGTATTTGACGTCGTCGGTAACCCGATAGCTCTGTTCGGTGGCATAAGCGGTGTCGGATAACAGCAACCTGCGTGTTGTACTGCGCACATAGTCCAGATCAGATCCGGTTACTCCCTGACCGAATGCCGCAAATGGAACCAGGCATATGGTGAATAAAATAGCGTAAGATGTTTTCATTCGGAATTTCTATGTAATTGGTATGGTCAACTTACAACAATATTATCGATAAAGGCTTCGCAATACGGCTTCGAAACCCAGAAAGATAGTTGAACCATTCCTGTTGATTATGAATTAAACCTGCCCTGTCCCATGCTGCACCAGCATAATATGTCAGGGGCTTACCCGGAACCACATTACCGAAGGCAAGTAAATGTCCGTTCATGGCTTTAGCGCCGCCGAATCCTGAATCAAACACACAGCCGACGCCAGTAGTCCCATGCTCTTTGTTATCGGGCTCCCAGTAGGCTATCACACCTTTATCGGCCGATAGCATTCTGGCGTCGTCTCCCTTACGTGTTACGATGCCAATAACCACAGGCAAACTGCTTTTACCTACAATATTAAAATCAGCCTGGATACGGTTTAGTTGCGAACCGGCGTCAATGGTAATGGTTTTTGTCAACGTATAACGATAGCCGTCAATACCTTTTGCAGGATAAGACAGCTGAAATGTAGTACGGAGTGGACCGTTGTCAAGAATTTTCCAGGTTTTGTAATTATTAGTATAGCAAATTGAGTCTTTGATATATGGTGCAATATCGCCTGCCCCTAGCGATTTACCCACACCATAGTAATCCAGGCCTTCTCCATGGTCTTCATGATAATTATCGCCTTTATACCACTTATCCACCACTAAGGCCGACGTACGTTTACTCCATACATCAATACCAAAAGCGTTATCCTTCTTCGATTCCAGCGCTGGACCGTACATTCTGAAAGCCACGCGATCATTCTCCCAGGCAAAATCATCATAACGTTCAGGCACGAAGCGTGCAAATGTTCGGGCAGCAACAACAGCAGGCTTACCTTTTTTAAGGGTGATAATGGTTGAAGATTTTGCACGGCAAGTGACCTGTACCAACACATTGGCCGGTTCAGCATTACCTTTATATTCCAACTGGTACGGCAATTCGCTGCCAGCCGCATTCCTGACCACAAAAGGGGAGTCAAAAGATGTCACCCATGGTTTGATTAAAGAGTACGGTATTTCAACCAGTTCTTCAACCCGGTTTAAGTCCGAACTATTGGTGATCTTAATATAAAGGTCTTTAGCATGAGCATCCTGTTGAAAAAGAAGGCATGACATGAGAAGTGTTACTGCAGATATGAGTTTATTAAGCATGTACGTCGGATTTAACGGGCGTTCGCACCCTGATTATTTAATTAACAGTTTCCAATTGCTTCCGTAATAGGCTTTTTTAAGCTGCACCAGCTTTCCGAGATCGTTCTTCTGCATATAATAATTCTTAATGTCCTGGTACAGGTAAAATTGCAGCCAGTACCCGTTGGTGTACCGGTCTTTTTCAGAACGCACCTGCATCAGCTTGGCATACCAGCTCAGGTTGAGACCTAAACTTTGAGCAGCTTTGACAGCCAGTTGCGCATTGGCCCATAGCTGGTCGGCCATTCTTTTATGCAGCGCGGTGTAGTCCTGGTATTTAAACTTTGATATATCGATTAATTCGCAATCATCCTTAATGTCCAGTTTCTTCAACTCAACCGAATCCTCAAATACTTTGTCTCCATCCAAATCATAAAGTATTTTGTCGAGAAAACCATTCTGATCGTCGTCTACATATTTAACAGTAGCAAACTTGGAAGGATCCTTCGCCAGCCATTTCCGATCCCATCCCTGGTAAAATGTTGCGTTCTGATCAATACGCCAGCAACCCCATTCTGCACCATACAGGTGAATGCGACCATCGAATTTGCTTAGATAGAGTTTACCGCTACCTGAAAAATCCTTATCCCACTCCCCCCGGTCGCCCGCAGGATCTGCTTGTCCATTATTGTCGAGCCCGCCTTTGCCGGTACCAACTTTGAATGGGTCGGAAGGGTCATAAAATTCTACTCGCTCCCAACGGTTACAATCGTCGTCCTCATCGTAAACCAAAACAGCCTGTTTCCACTTGCCGCGGTTAAATACCAGGTCGAGCGCATGGTCGCGATCAGGATAGACAAGTTCGGTTAACTGCCGCCAGCGGGGATCCATAAAAAACTGGTCGGCCTCGGGCAATCCCCTCATATTTTTAAACGAATGTATCTGATCACGATAATCGAGCAACCCGCCCCTAAAACTTATAGACAGGTCATAATCAAAATCGTTACCAGGAGCATTGTCATTATCCATATCTATACCAATAGACATCCAGTCGATATTACCGCTAAGTTTAGTCTGGTATGTATCCTGTCCGGGCTTGGAGTTTTTAGGCGAGTCAACTAAGCGAACCGCCATTTCAGAAAGACCATCATTGTCCGGGTCATAAAAAATGAAGGGGTTTTCCCAATTCATCTTCAAATTATTTAGCGTGTAAGTGGCCACGTGTATTTTCATGAACTCGGTATTGCCACTGTAGTCAAGCATGAAATCCGAAATACCGTTCTTATCCCAGGCCTTTATTTCAAAATTGTTCCAGTCGATATAGTTGAAAATATTGTCTTTATCAATATCCATAACCCACATATAATGCCCGTAAGGCCAGGGGTTATCATTTTTCACCAATGGGTAATCGGCTATGACCTGCATATCGGCCTTTTTATCATTATCGTTATCGACCCAATCAATAATTAAGTCGCCCATCGCCCCGTATCTTCCGTCTCTATTACGGTCAATCAACAAGCAGTCGCTGTACGTGTCGCCCTCCAGATCTCCCCACTTCATGTCATCGTTGTCATCAACCCACATTACACCAATACTGTCGCGGGTAACTGACCGGATGACATCAGGGTCACCGTCGTGATCTAAGTCCACTAAAGCTGGCTTATAATTAGCCGGAGGTGGTGGCAGACGCAATGCATTTATATTTAGCCTTACGTTCCAATAGGTCGAGGATTTAGAATCTTGAGCAAACGAATTACCTATCATCCCCGTTAATAGCAATCCGACAATCAGAACGAGGACTTTGTAGCTGAACTTAGCGTTTAGAAATTTACTCATAAGAAGTATGGAGCTTAGGCATTAATTTGGAAAAAGGCTTGCACACCCAGTAATTGCAGCAATATTTTTGAGCGTGCTCAGAAAAACCGGTGTTTTAATTTGATCTTTTAGCAAGGCGCTACGGATCTGGAATAAGAATTTAGGAACTGCTTTGGTGATATCGCCATCAATAACGATAATCTGAGGATCATACTCATTTACGAAATGGCTTAAAATTATGCACAGGTTTTCTATATATTCTTTAATTACATCCTTAATCGTACCTGAATAGGAAGACCGATAAGATTCAAATTCCATATTTATACCGGTCAGTTCATAATATTTTCTAGAAAGCCACTGCGTTGATAAACACTCTTGTGCTGTTCTATCTTTAAAAACTAAGCTTTCCAGCGGCTCGCAGCAGGATAAGTCATTTTCGAAGATTGAGATACCCGGCGTACGGTCCAGTTTTACGCCTAACGCGCAGTTGTGACTTCCTACATTTCCGTGTAAAATTTCACCTTGTAAAAAAGCTGCCGTGTCATTTACAAAGTGAATGTTAGCCGGATCTACCTTGAGATGCCGCACCAGCCAGGTTTTTATATCAATGCCATAAATAGCCCCATGTTTGCGCGGACTTTTAAATAAACTTATGCCATTCTCATAATCGAACGGCCCGGGGACTGCGATGGCAATTTTTTGCTGATGCACCGGGGTATGCTCAAACGCCTGCTTTATATGAGCTAACAGCGTATTTAGTATTTCGTCAGAAATACCGGAGTAATCAATTGCTGACTGACATAAGGTATTTTGGTACAACGTTTTGCTATTGACATCAACGAGACCGGTTGATACATTGGAACGGCTGACTAACATTCCTAAAACAGCATTCATTAATTGTTGCTAAATAATTGACCAAAAGGTTTATAAACGAGCGCTCAACTTGAATATTTGAGAGTCACATTGCTGTTTATCGAAGTCAAAGAAAGCGGCATCCGATTAAAAATTGCTTAATAATGCATTAATAGGGGATTTGCATTGTAACTTACTTGTGATACATCCTTATTTCTGTCTTTGACCAAATAACCAATCCCATACTTCTTCTTTAGGATAGGTAGGCGTCCAGGCATCATGACCTACATTTGGATATTCGGTATACCTGGGTTTGCCTCTAACAGCTTTTATGGCACTGACCATGTCTCTCGACCTGGCCACAGGAACGGTTGAATCTGCATCGCCATGAAATATCCAAAGCGGGACTTTAGCAATTTTACTTGCATAGGCCAAATCGCCACCGCCGCAAACCGGCATTGCCGCAGCAAATACCGACGGCTTTCGTTGCAGTAACTCCCATGTAGCAAAGCCTCCCATCGATAGTCCGGTTACATACACCCTTCTTTTGTCTATATTCTTCTCTCTTAATAAGGAATCGATAACAGTAATAGCTAGTTTCATCGGCCATGTAGGTATTTCCTTCATTTCGTGTTTCGACGCACCAAAAGGGGTGTTCACCCATACGCCGTTGCCATTGGCACCTTCGTCTTCCTGTTTAGGGCATTCGGGCGCTAAAACGTAACAAGGATATTTAAGCCAGAACTTAAAGGGGGCAAATCTGAAGAACTGCCGGCGATTATCTATACCGCGCTCACCGGCACCATGCATAAAAATTAATAGTGGATAGGATTTTCCTGCAACCATGCCCGGCGGGGTGTACAGACGGTAAGGCAGCACATGCCCACTATATTTTAAAACTCTGTATTGAAACTCGGTAAATGGCTTTTCCCATTCCTGTAACGGAACCTTTATAAAATCCGGCTTTAGCGGGTCTGGTTTGTCTTTTTGAAGGCTGTCCTGCGGTCTGCGGATCAAATTTGATCTGTTCTCTACACTTGAGCCCGTACTTATCAAAAATAGAGCACCAACTACGATACCAATTTGAGCAATCTTTAACATTTTTCGCTATTTTATGAGGGATCTATTTCACAAGTGTATTGATCATATTAAGCAACAACCTCGCAGCAATCGGGTCAGTCTTGGCTTTATCGATACGTATTTCCGAAAGGATAAGGTTTTTTGATTGCTCTTTAATCTGCACAATAGGGAAACCGCGCAGATTATCCAGTTTCGTCATCCGGGCATCCATGCTTCCTGGCAGGTAGCCATGTATTCGGGTGTGAGACGCCAATGCAGTAAGCCCATCCCTCCTGTTGATTTGATAAGCTCCCGAAACCACCGATGGCAGCTCTCTTAACTCATTATTAAAGAAACGGGTATCTAACGGCTCGATACCATCAAACACCGGCGATTCGGGGATATCCATGGTAGTTACTTCCCCATTGCTCTTGTTGATTCCTCTGATGTATTCTGGTAAAAGCACATGGCTGAAATTCCCGGCATTGCTTAACAAGACAGGTGCCCCTGAATTGATAAAATCTTTGAGCTGTGCAGTTTGAGCAGCAGTCGTATTGCTTGAATCGATTCCGGCTAACACATATACATCCGCTTTTAATTTAATCAAATCGGTTATTGAGCTGGCTGTCTGATGGCTGATACCCAATTCATTTAACGCCGGCGATAACGTTCCTTTAGTATCAAGTAAGGCAATTTTTGTACTGGTTGCAAGTGTTCTTATAATGTCCGCTTTCTGCAGAAAAGTAAGATCGTAACTATTTTCAGACACCACACTGGCTCGATCAATGATTTTCAAAACCAGTTTACCATTAACCCTTGCGCTCGGCAGGTTTTCAGGAATAAGGATTGCGGGCTGGACCCACTGCCGACCATAATGGGGAACGGCCGGAATATCGGTCCTTCCTTTAGCAAAGCTATTTCCCCGTTCATCTAAAAGCTCCCATTGCAAGGTACTTGCCGGCAGTATGGTGCCATCTTCTTTATCATTTACAATACAGATGCGCGTCGGCAGCTTTTTACCATTGTAAAAATGCCTCCCCCAAAGTTCCGCAGTTACCAATACAGGTTGCAAAGCTTGTTTTACCTGGTAGTAAACCGGGAATGGCTTTATTTTATCGGCTTGGTAAACATTTGTGAACCAAGTCAAGGCAGCAAAGTGCAGTATACCGGCTGCTCTATCGTTGCTGCGGCGTAAGGCTTCGGCCAGTTCTTTGGTAATAAATCCCTGTGGAATTAAGAAATATTTCGGATCGTTATATTCATACGTGAATTTACCGGCAAGTGCTTCGGGATTCTGGTGGACGTAGTTGTAGAAACGAGTTGCATGGCCCGTCTCGTCAGTATAGCCGGTAGACATCTCCTGGCTGATGAGCGGACGACCATCATTTTTATTCTTCTTTTGCCACTCGCCGTTGAAATAGTCGAATAACGAGTCGTCATACCAGTTGATGTAAGCATGGGGGTCGTCAATATCGCCGTCATCGATGTCCTTCAAAAAATCCTTTCCGAACTTTTTGACATTGCGTTTATAGTTTGAATCGAATACCACCGGGCGGGTCGGGTCTACGACCCGCATCAATTTGACCACATCTGAAATAATTTTCATCTTCACTTTTGTACGCTCAAAATCCGGGTCATTATCGTAAAACTTCATTTCGTTATTAACAGTCCAAAACAACAACGAAGGATGGTTGCGGTACTTTTTTAGCAGGTCTAAAAATTCCTTCTTCCATAGGTCTATTAAATTTTGCGTGGGCATGCTGCTTTCCAGGAACAACCAGGGCCAGGTTCCCTCATAGCTTACGCCTATGCCGTTCTGGTCCGATGCGTTCATCCAGGTTTCTGTATAAGGTACAGTATGCGTACGCGTAACCATAATGTTTCCGGCTTTCATCAATTTGGTAAATTTATCAGCCAGTAACGTATCGTTAGGCGCCAACGGCATCGGCGTATGATTTCCGCCACGTAGCCAATAACGTTTGCCATTCAGGTAAAGGTAATCTCCGACAGCCTTGAAGGTCCTGAAACCGGATGTAATATTTTTTTGGTCGGATGCCGCCTTATCCGTTGTTAGCGCAAAGCCAAAGTCATATAAATTCGGGTTTTCGGGCGTCCATAACCGGGGTTTCAAGCCCGATACCTGGTAACTAAATGTCTTTTCTTCGCCGGCTTTGATTTCCCTGGCTGTGAGTGAAGCACCATGGTAGAGCAAATCTTTTATCCTGTTATCCTTTATAACCGTTGCAAGCGAAATCGTTTTGGTTACACCACTGTAGTTTTTTATGGTTACATCAATATTGGCTCCTGTTAAATCAGGCTTGATGAATACATCTTCAATTCTTACAGGGTTGGTAATCGTCAAGGATACAGGTTGCCAGATACCTGCGGGGTCTTCGTTTAAAAAACCATGAGCAAGATCTTTCACCATCTTTTGGGTTACCTCCACGGTAACAGCTACTCCGGCAATTTTATCCGCATCCCGAATATCTTTTACATAATCCCTGACCACCTTAACGGCCACCAGATTTCTACCTGGTTTGAGCAAACTGCTGGCATCAACCGTAAAATTGCCAAACATACCCACATGGCTACCTGCTTTCTTACCGTTAACCCAAACCTCCCCGACTTTTGACACCGCATCAAAATTGAGCTGTAAAACTTTACCGGTAACGGTTTGCGGCAGCTCGATCCATTGCCTATACCAACCCACACTTGTTTTCTTATAATCGAACGTATAGTTTTCGCACCGTTCTGTTTCTTTTTGAAAATAGTTATCGGCGACGCCCTTACTACCACCATTGTATCTTTCCCCGTGCAGCCAAACCCTTATCGGGTTCCAGAAGTTAGGTACCGTCAGCACATGCCAGCTGTCATCTTTTACTAAGGGAGATACTGCCTTGGCCTCATCGGTAGTCTCGTAACCGGGCGAGAACAACCATCTGCCATTTAAGGAGACTTCGGTGCGTGCAGGTTTGATTGTCTTGACAACAATGCTCTTGTAGGCAGCGCGTTCCTTAAGACGCTGGGAAGCTTTATCAATTGCAGGCAGGGCAAACTCCTTTACCGGCAGTCCCGCAATGGCTGCTGTATCGACAGGCGTTACAACCAGATCATCAAACTCATTTGTGATCCAACTGCCACCCAGGGTTATCTTGCCTGAAAATGCAAGTCTGGAATTCTTATCGACTATATCAATTCTCGGTAAGTTTTCGTTCTCTAAAAATACTCGTATGCGGTCGCCCGTCAACTGGATGCGGAACTGGTACCATTTACCTGATCGGGGCTGAAAATTAAGCACACGCAAAGCCAGGTAGTCGTCGGTACCCATATAACCTAACCTTGCCAGGTATAAAAATTTTTGCGAGCCGCCTTTAAGCATTAAAATATAACGGTCATCGCGGTTACCCGCCCTGAAGCCGGCGCAAATCTGTACTTGCCTGGCCGTATCGGGAACTCTTGCCTTAAACTTAAACTCGTAGTTCCTCCATTCCTTTTCCCCAAAGCTAAGGTAGGCATCCTTTGTAACCAGCACCGAACTTTTGATGCCCGCTAATCCCCGGCCTATCTTTTCATACTTTATAAGAGAATCATCAAAACGTTCGTCGATTTTGATTGCCTTTTGGGCATACACCTTTGAACACATTAAACAGAAAAGCAATGTTGCTTTGAATAAGGATGAAGTAATTTTCATTTAGATTATACGGTATTAGAAAGTTACGCACAGGGCGGATTGGTGACGACCACAGCAGCGTTTAATAGTAATGCAATACTATGGGCAACTTCTAATAAAAGATTAACAAAGCATTAATAACGATAATAAATTTTGCTTCTAAACAAGGCTGACAACTAATTTCGGACCTTTTCAGCTCAGAGCAAGTAAAAGCGAACCGGCGATTAATAAACTATTAAGCTTTTTTTAATCCGGCATGCTATTTTGGTCACAATTAGTCTGTCTGGCTTCAGCTCTTAAAACAGCGCAAATAGCTAACACAACAAGCAAAACATTTTCCACTATTGAATGAATAAATTTCTATACTCCTTAGCTGCAGCCGCAAGTACGGCGGTCATTATTTCATTTACCGTTTTACCGGATTCGATATACCGCCGG
Protein-coding sequences here:
- a CDS encoding PHB depolymerase family esterase, which encodes MLKIAQIGIVVGALFLISTGSSVENRSNLIRRPQDSLQKDKPDPLKPDFIKVPLQEWEKPFTEFQYRVLKYSGHVLPYRLYTPPGMVAGKSYPLLIFMHGAGERGIDNRRQFFRFAPFKFWLKYPCYVLAPECPKQEDEGANGNGVWVNTPFGASKHEMKEIPTWPMKLAITVIDSLLREKNIDKRRVYVTGLSMGGFATWELLQRKPSVFAAAMPVCGGGDLAYASKIAKVPLWIFHGDADSTVPVARSRDMVSAIKAVRGKPRYTEYPNVGHDAWTPTYPKEEVWDWLFGQRQK
- a CDS encoding ROK family protein; this encodes MNAVLGMLVSRSNVSTGLVDVNSKTLYQNTLCQSAIDYSGISDEILNTLLAHIKQAFEHTPVHQQKIAIAVPGPFDYENGISLFKSPRKHGAIYGIDIKTWLVRHLKVDPANIHFVNDTAAFLQGEILHGNVGSHNCALGVKLDRTPGISIFENDLSCCEPLESLVFKDRTAQECLSTQWLSRKYYELTGINMEFESYRSSYSGTIKDVIKEYIENLCIILSHFVNEYDPQIIVIDGDITKAVPKFLFQIRSALLKDQIKTPVFLSTLKNIAAITGCASLFPN
- a CDS encoding glycoside hydrolase family 2 TIM barrel-domain containing protein gives rise to the protein MKITSSLFKATLLFCLMCSKVYAQKAIKIDERFDDSLIKYEKIGRGLAGIKSSVLVTKDAYLSFGEKEWRNYEFKFKARVPDTARQVQICAGFRAGNRDDRYILMLKGGSQKFLYLARLGYMGTDDYLALRVLNFQPRSGKWYQFRIQLTGDRIRVFLENENLPRIDIVDKNSRLAFSGKITLGGSWITNEFDDLVVTPVDTAAIAGLPVKEFALPAIDKASQRLKERAAYKSIVVKTIKPARTEVSLNGRWLFSPGYETTDEAKAVSPLVKDDSWHVLTVPNFWNPIRVWLHGERYNGGSKGVADNYFQKETERCENYTFDYKKTSVGWYRQWIELPQTVTGKVLQLNFDAVSKVGEVWVNGKKAGSHVGMFGNFTVDASSLLKPGRNLVAVKVVRDYVKDIRDADKIAGVAVTVEVTQKMVKDLAHGFLNEDPAGIWQPVSLTITNPVRIEDVFIKPDLTGANIDVTIKNYSGVTKTISLATVIKDNRIKDLLYHGASLTAREIKAGEEKTFSYQVSGLKPRLWTPENPNLYDFGFALTTDKAASDQKNITSGFRTFKAVGDYLYLNGKRYWLRGGNHTPMPLAPNDTLLADKFTKLMKAGNIMVTRTHTVPYTETWMNASDQNGIGVSYEGTWPWLFLESSMPTQNLIDLWKKEFLDLLKKYRNHPSLLFWTVNNEMKFYDNDPDFERTKVKMKIISDVVKLMRVVDPTRPVVFDSNYKRNVKKFGKDFLKDIDDGDIDDPHAYINWYDDSLFDYFNGEWQKKNKNDGRPLISQEMSTGYTDETGHATRFYNYVHQNPEALAGKFTYEYNDPKYFLIPQGFITKELAEALRRSNDRAAGILHFAALTWFTNVYQADKIKPFPVYYQVKQALQPVLVTAELWGRHFYNGKKLPTRICIVNDKEDGTILPASTLQWELLDERGNSFAKGRTDIPAVPHYGRQWVQPAILIPENLPSARVNGKLVLKIIDRASVVSENSYDLTFLQKADIIRTLATSTKIALLDTKGTLSPALNELGISHQTASSITDLIKLKADVYVLAGIDSSNTTAAQTAQLKDFINSGAPVLLSNAGNFSHVLLPEYIRGINKSNGEVTTMDIPESPVFDGIEPLDTRFFNNELRELPSVVSGAYQINRRDGLTALASHTRIHGYLPGSMDARMTKLDNLRGFPIVQIKEQSKNLILSEIRIDKAKTDPIAARLLLNMINTLVK